The sequence TTATAACGTTTCCCTATATTTTTTATTTGAATAATCGGTTCCATATCTTTCTTTTTGACTTCTCTTTTGATTTGACTTTACGACTTTCTGGACTTTAAGGACTTTCTTACTTTATGAACTTTATAAACTTTATGAACTTTCAACTCTTTATACAATATCCGCAAAGTACCTCTCGGTTTTCTTGAAAAAATATACTCCGACAATAAAGAGGAGAGCTGTCGCGCCGAATGAAATTCCGAGAAGAAGCCAATTGACAGGTTCTGTTCCCAAAAGCGCGCCTCTCGCTCCTTTTATAACTCCCGTCATGGGATTTAGTGCCAGTACCCATGAGTACTGTCCTGCAATAGATGGGGGGTAGATGACCGGTGTTACAAAAAGAAGCATTTGTATGAAGTATGGAAGTATGTAGCGGACATCGCGGTACTTTACATTTATTGAGGCCAAGAAAAGTCCTCCGCCAACCGAAGCCAGAAAGGTTATAAGGAGAAGGATGGGTATAATAAGAAGTCCCGAAAGGGTCGGCATGTAGCCATAATAAAACATAAGGCCGAACAAAATTATCGATGCGATGGCGAAGTCAACAAATTTTGTTAGGACGCTCGCGATAGGGAGAATTAGGCGGGGGAAATAAACTTTCGTGACTATGGAAGCATTGGATATGAGAATGGTGCTGGTATCGGAAAGAGCGCTGGAAAAAAACTGCCAAAATAATAGACCTGTGTAAACGAAGATGGGGTAGGGGATGCCGTCTGACGGGACATTCAAAAGTCCTCCAAAGAAAACGCTAAATACCACCATTGCCACGAATGGCTGGAATATCGCCCACCCGGCACCCATGATTGTCTGCTTATATCGAACTTTGATATCTTTCCATGCCAAAAAATATAGCAGTTCCTTGTACCTCCAAATCTCT is a genomic window of bacterium containing:
- a CDS encoding ABC transporter permease; translated protein: MTTTIIRPKKTFTLEDIREIWRYKELLYFLAWKDIKVRYKQTIMGAGWAIFQPFVAMVVFSVFFGGLLNVPSDGIPYPIFVYTGLLFWQFFSSALSDTSTILISNASIVTKVYFPRLILPIASVLTKFVDFAIASIILFGLMFYYGYMPTLSGLLIIPILLLITFLASVGGGLFLASINVKYRDVRYILPYFIQMLLFVTPVIYPPSIAGQYSWVLALNPMTGVIKGARGALLGTEPVNWLLLGISFGATALLFIVGVYFFKKTERYFADIV